The nucleotide sequence GTCGAGGATTTCGTATCCGCGCGCGGCTAGGTCGGCTTCGGCGTCCGCTTTGGCTTGTGCGCGGATCTTTTCGTCGCGTGCCCGCTGGGCCGCGTGCAGGAACTGCGCCGGGTCGGTGGTCGCGACCTGGATCAGCTCGGCACGGGTGTGTTCGTCGGTGTCGAATTCGATGAGCACGGCGGCCTGGTCCAGGGTGAGCGGGTGCTCGTGGAGCGCGGTCGCGGCTGCCGAGTTTTCGGTGACGGCGAGGGCAGTTTTGACCTCTCGGGTTTTGCTGCCGGTGCGGCGGGCGATGGCGGTGATCGTGAGACCTTCGAACGCGAGCTGCTGGAACCCGGCGGCCCGGTCCCCATCGGTGAGCGGTTCACGCTGGTCGTTCTCCACCATTTGTTGCACGATCCGCTCCGTGGCATGTCGTCGGCCTCGACCAGGTAGACGGGGATGGTGGCGAGTTGCGCTTCACGGGCGGCGAAGACTCGGCGTTGCCCGGCCCGGACGGTGATGGTCCCGTCGGGGTTGTGGTGGGCGAGGACGGGGGTGAGGACCCCGTTCTCGCGGATGGATTGCACGAAGGCGGGGGTGATGGGTGCGGTGGGTCGCACGTTCTCTTCCAGCAGGAGGGTGTGCGGGTCCAGGTGCTGGATGGTTCCGGTGACGGTGGTGTCGTTCATGGTGTTGCTTCTTTCGATCAACTGGTTTGGTTCGCCTGTCTGGCAAGAGGATCGAGAGGGAAGCGGAGGCGGTGCAGTGCCGGGTCCGTGGAATACCGCAGCGCAGCGAGGATATGCCGCGAAAGCCCGGAACGCAGCCGCCGCAGCGACCTACGATCAGCTGGCCAGGCAGGCGGACAACCCGGGCAAGCAGAGCGCCGCTCGCGGCTCCTCTGAGGTTGGGATGCTACTTGCGGTGAACGAGGTTCCCGGCGACCCACACATAGATGGGGGACCGGGTCCCTTCGGGAACGTAGCGGATCAACACCAGGCCGCCGGTTGTCCAGGCCAGTGCTTCACCGTCGACCAGTTGCACATCGGTGTAGGCCACCTGGACCGGCACGTGAACCATCACCGGCACGGGTTGCGGTTCGTCCCGGCGTCGACCGCTGGCCCGCACCACATCCTCCGGGATGCTGATCGGTCGCGGCTGTCGCTCGGCCGCTTCAGCGAGCTCCGACAACGGTTTCGAGTAGACGTCGTAGCGCTTGTTCGTACCCACGGCTCAGGCCGGGTCGACGTCGATCAGGACCCAGCCTGCCCCCTGGCGCTGCGCCCGGATCATGCGCACATCCGCAGGGTCCTGCTCCGCGCGACCGATCACTGACCAACCCGGCAGTTGCTCGGCCAGGTGCGCCAGGGCGCGTCCTGAGCCGGCGCGGTGCGGATCTGTTCAGCTCCCACGACCCGGTATCGGTTCCCGGCCCAGAAGAGGCGGGTTGGTGTCCCGTGTTCGGTCCAGACGTGGATGATGTCGGCGGCGGGCGCGATGCTCATGACCAGGAGCTCCAAACTGCTTAGCGTCACCCCATTGCACCACAATTCGAAGATATGTTCGAATGTTGCAGGAGGTCGGGAACGTGAAGGTGTTGCAGGTGGGGGAGCGGGTGTGGCTGGTTGTGAACGATGCGGCGAACCGGATCCACTTCCAGATCGAGTACGGCCCCGCGACCCGTTCGGACACTCACGAGACGCTGATGGTGTACCGGGTTGATCATTGGGTGCTCAAGCGCAGTGACCGGTGGCCGTTGGGGTATTACGACGAGTTGCGGCAGGCGGTCGACGGCTGCGCGTTGGCGTTGGGTATGCCGAACTTCCTCACCCCGGCCACGGCACCGGATGGCACGATCATTACTCCGCAAGAGCAGCGCTCCCGCTGGCAGGCCGGCCTTGATCCGCGCACGGGACGCAGCAGGCAGGAGTCGGTGACGGTGTGATCCCTCAGCCGGGAGCCGGTCCCCGGGATGTGAGAGGAGGGTTGGCTTGAATGTCTCGCCGACGGAAGCCCTTCAGGCAGTGTCCTAGCTGAGTCGGCGGCGGTGACCCTGGCAGCGATTTGCGACGGATCGTATTGGCAGTCGCGTCCGCGATCGCCCGTCCGGCTCCTCATGGGTGTGGTTGGAACACTGACCAGCAGCCGAGGTCGTATTCGAGTTCTTCACCGGAGTAGAGCCGCAGCACCCATCGGTGTGAATTGCCGCCGGCGAACTGTCCGGTGACGGTTTCGCTCACCCAGACGCCATCGGACTCATGCACCCACCGGATTAGGCCGATGTGCTCCCTCATCCGTGGCGGGTGGGGTGGGTGGAGGTAATCCACTTCATCGGCCATCACGTCCCCCTTTTCCCGCCGCCTGATTCCAGCGGTGGGCACATGGTGCACCCACGAAGCTCCCTATGGGAATGCCCCATTTCGCACCGCGGTCAGCAGCGTCGTGCCTCGATGCGGGCCAGCCGGTACATCGCCGTGTGACCGTCGGCGATGCTGCACCGCTCCCAGATTTCCAAGATTTCACCGTCGGGGGCGTCGATGGGTCGGCGGATCACAATCGGCGGCACGTCAAAGGTGTCCGGCGATTGAAGAGTGACGATCTCTGCTTCGCCGTCCGGGTCTGGGGAGACCAGGATGACGACTATTTCACGCATCAGCTGCCTCGGTCGGGGTGGCTGGACTCTACGACCAGGCGCGTCGCCCGCGATAGACAAGATGTGTGCCGCGGGTCCGGCTTGCGGGCGGGAGTTGTGGTGCTCGCAGGGACCGATGTTCCGCGGAGGGCCGTCGCTTACTGTGCGGCCATGAAGAAGATGACTGCCGCAGCGATATACGCGCGGATCTCCTCCGACCAAACGGGGGAAGGGTTGGGCGTGCAACGCCAACTCGAGGACTGCCGCCGGTTAGCCAAAGACCGGGACTGGGTGATCGCCGGCGAGTACGTAGACAACGATGTTTCTGCCTACTCGGGGAAACCGCGGCTCGCCTACGAGCGAATGGTCGGAGATATTGTCGAGCGACGGATCGACGCGGTTCTGGTGTATCACTTGGACCGGCTCACCAGACGCCCGGTCGAATTAGAGCACTTCATCGACGTATGCACCGTTGCCGGCGTGGATGTCACCACGGTTACCGGGGATGTTGGGCTGGGAAACGACAACGGGCTGCTGATTGCCCGGATCACCAGTGCCATGGCGGCGGCAGAGTCCGGAAGGAAGTCAGCGCGAATCCGTCGCAAGATGCTGCAAAACGCACAAATGGGCAAACCCAACGGCGGGGCCAATCGACCGTTCGGATACGAATCCGACCGGATCACCATTCGTGATGCCGAAGCAGCCATCATCCGCGAGGTCGTCTCCCGCTACCTGGACGGGGAGTCACTGAACTCGCTGACCCGCTGGATGAACGAGAAGGCGGTCCCGACATCCGGGGTGGCGGACTCATGGAGTGTCCGCACCCTTCGCCCGATCCTGATCAGTGGACGCATCGCCGGATTGCGTGACCATCATGGGAAAACCGTGGGGCCCGCGGTGTGGCCCGGGATAATCACCCCCGAGCAGCACGAGACGGTGCTCGACACGTTCGCGTCTAGGCACATTGAGCGGCGGCCGCCGCACCTGTACCTGCTTAGCGGCCTGCTGCGGTGCGGTCGCTGCGGTAATACGCTGGTCACGACGTCGCCGCGGGGCGTGCGCCGCTACACCTGCACGAGAACACCAGGATCCAGCGGATGTGGCCAACTCTCCATCAATGCCTCGATGCTCGAGGAGTTCATAGCCCCGGCCATTGTGCTGCGGCTGGAATCGCCCGAAATCGGGCCTGTTCTGGTTGCCCGGGCAGAACCGGGTCAGCACCCGGAGCAGCTGGGCGAAGTCGTTCGCGCGCAACAGGCGATGCTTCAGCTAGCTGCGATGCTCGGCGCGGGGGAGCTTACCCGCGCCGAATTCCTGGAAGCCCGGAAGGCCGCGGCTGCTCGCCATGCCAGGGCGGTGAAACGGCTTGACCGGGTCGCCGGTATCCGCTTGTTCGATGGCTGGGCGAGCGAGGGCGCCGCACACATGTCTGCGTGGCAACAGCTCCCACTGGCTCGTCGACGAGAGATCGCCCGGACGGTGCTCACGTCTGCTGTCGTCCAACCGCGTCCAAGGGGAGCCCGCGTCCTCGATCCGACTCGTGTCGAACTCGTCTGGGCGACGTAGCGGCACGCCAGCAGGAAGAGCTTGATAGAACTGTTCTTCCGTTCGTGCAGCAGGTTGTCTACCCGGGCCGCCGATCGGACGGTCGATAGTCGCTGCGCCCCGGTTAGACAGTTCTCCCGCGGAGCAGCGAACCCTGCACAAGAACGTGCTGCGGTTTCGTGTTCGGCGCCGCGATTCGATCAAGAGTCTGCCGTGTCGCAGCCTCAGCCATGGCCGCCACATCCTGTCGCCAGGTGGTGAGGCCGAAGACGGGTGTGGCTACTTGCCCGAGCCCGTCGTACCCAGTCAGGGCAAGGTCGTCCGGAACCTGAACCCCCCAGCTGTCGAGCAGGTTCCACGCGGCGATGAGCGTCGGATCGTTGGGGCACATCAATGCTGTGATCCGGTTCAGCGATTCCCGGAGACCCTCCGGGTCGACGCCGTCGGCTCGGCTGCTTGCCTTGACGGGGAAGGGCTCGAGGCCCCGCCGTTCGAGCGCCTCCCACAGCAGCCGAGATCGACGGCTCAGGGTTGTGGAGCGGGCCCGCGAGTACATGACCACCCCGATCTTTCGATGACCGGCGTCGGTGATGAGCTGCGCGAGGGCGTCTGTGCCCGATCCGTCGTCTGCGACAGACCCGACCAATTTCGAGGTGGACGTTGGGCCGATGGCCGTAACCGGCACTTGCGCACCGACAGCCTCGATACTGCGCGAGGGGATTCGACCGGACGCGACGATGATCGCGTCCGGTCGGAGACCGAGAATGCGACCGAACGCCCCCGTCGCATGGTGATCGCCGTCGGACGCGGCCGTCAAGGCCGTGCTGTAGCCGAGGGCTTCCAACCGATCTTGCATTGCTGCGATCAACTCGGCGTAGAAATCGAGCCGCACGGTACGGACGACGATGCCGATCGTGCTCGTGGATGTCGCCTTCAGCGCGTGCGCTCGAATGTCCTTGACGTAGCCGAGGTCGGCAGCTGCCTTGGCCACGGCGTCGCGCACGGCGGTGGTGACGCCCACTTGGCCGAGAAGCGCTCTACTCGCCGCGGATCGCGAGACGCCGGCTGCGGTGGCGACGTCGATGAGAGAGGGTCGCCGCGCCGCTTCTGAATCGGGTTTCACAGGTGATAGTCCACCACGATGCCGAGGTGGTCGCTCGGCCAGGCGCCCGTGTCGACGTTCTCTGGTTCACCGACCACCCACGCGCGTCCCGCGGATACCGATCCGCGGGAGAAGTGGAAGTCGAGCGTGTAGTCCAGCCTGCTCGTGCTTCCCGGCATCAGTGACGTCGCGTAACCCCGATACGGTCGCGGGTTGTCGAGGACCAGGGGGTTGGTGTCGAGGATGGTCGCACCCGATCCCAACCGGGGGGCAGCGCGCCAGGCGTCGGTCCAACCGGCTCCGACAATCGCGTTGTATTCGCGGCCGTCGGGAACGAAGTTCATGTCGCCGGCGAGGAGCCGTGCGTCGGTGCCGGTCTGCGCCTCGTCGAGTGCCGTAAGGAGGCATGCGAGCTGGTCGAGGCGGTGATTGACGCTCTCGGCGAATTCGGTATCTGCGTCGGCGGGCATCGCCACCCCTCGAGCGGCCGCTCGATAGTCGTCGTCGCACCCCATGCGTCCCGCCTGCCAGGTGTGTCGAAGGTGCGCGGACGCGGCCTGCACATGGGCTCCGTCGTGGTGGACCGTCGCGGTCACGCCGTAGTAGTGGCGCCGTTGGGGGTGCGGCAGTTCGATGACCGAGGGTGCGCGGAAAGCGGCACGGGTCAGAAGCGCGGGGACGCTGGTGTCCGCATCGGACAGGACATCGGGGACCGCCGCGAGGCGGAGCCCGGTGCTGTGCGCGAGTGCCGCTGCGTCGGCCGGGCTGGTCTCTTGCAGCATCACTACGTCGGGTTTGATCCGGGTCACATAGTCGGCCAGGATGGCTGCTCGTTCCCTGCGATCGCGATAGAGCACGTTCCAGGTCAGGGTGCGAATGCTCATGCGCGGTCTCCCTCGTGGAAGTTGATGCGAAGGTAGGTGCGATCGTCGGGAGCGACGCGGGTGCCACCGACGGCCTTACCGAAGCCACGGAGTGTGGTGATGGCGGCCGGGTCCGCAGCGATCGCTTCTGAGAGTTCGGATTCGGCCTCGTGCAGCGTCGCGCTGGCGGCGAGGTAGCCGTCGGTGGCGAGGACCACGTGTGTTGCGTCGGCGAGTGGACGCACTTCGATGAAGCGCTCCGGAACCTCGGTACCGTTCAGCACCCCGTACCCGAAGGGGACATCGCGGTTCGCGAGTGCCGGTTGCAGCCGAAGGAGCTCGTCCGCGGCTCGCAGCCCCGGATCGTCCGTCTGCACATGGTCGAGTGATGCGCCGTTCGCCAGGTGCGCTGCGTTCACCGCAGCTCGGTACCAGGCGAGTGCAGTGTCGACGTCTTTCTCTCCGGGCAGGTGGGCCGAGTCGATCCCGAGGTGAACATCCCCGACCCGCCAGACCTCCCGACGTCGCAACGAGACGATCGCTGCGACGGCACCTGCTGGGCCGGCATGTTCGGGGTGCAGGTGTCGTTGTGCGGCGGTCACGGCGGTGATCGCCTCCACCGCGGATGCATCAGCTGGGAGGCGCAGAATCGTTTCGGCCGCCACTGCGGCGAACCCTCTACCGGATGCTTGGGCGGACGTCGTAGACAGCGGGCTAGACATCCCATCGATCACGGCGAGGTGATTGCTGGAGAGGACCAGCATGTCTTCGCTGCGCCGTGTCGGGTCCTTGCCGACGGTGAAGGCCTCGATCACGCACGACGGGATGGTCCCTCCGGCTGCGACCGATTGCAGGTCGGTGCCGGTGCTCAGCACGTCACGCGCGCTCAGGTACGCGGTCATCATGCACCCGCCGATCCGCCGATGAGGCGCGATGCGCGTTGCGACATGCGGTCGGCCACGATGACCATCGTCAGCGCGATGAGGGTGCTGATGACCACATAGGCGGTCGATATTCCGACGGTGCTCGGATCCTGGGTCGCGGCGAGAGTTCCCAGAGCAACACCGAACGGCGTGCTGTTGATGTTGTAGAGCAGGACGGAGATCGTGTACTCGTCGAAGGTCGAGTTGAAGCCGAGGGCAGCCACCTGTAGCAGAACCGGGATGAGCAACGGGAGCATGATGGTCCGGAATCGTCGAAGTCCGGTCGCGCCCAGGGAGCGGGCCGCCTCGTCGAGTGCCGGATCCATGCTGGCGTAGTCCGCTCGGACGAAGCGAAAGACGGTCGGCAACAGGGCGACCGTGTAGGCCAGGGGCAGGATCCAGAATCCACCGACCAGCACTTGACCGCCGACGAGGGCGCTACTCGCCCCGAATGCGATGAGGAACCCCAGGGCCAACAGCACGCCGGGCAGGAAATAGGGCAGCAGCAGGCTCGCCTGCAACGCTGCCGGAATGAGCCCGCGCTTGCGGTGGGTCAGATGGGTGACGGCGACGCCGAGGACCAGCGCGGCCGGGATGGCGATCGCACACAGCAGGAGCGAGTTCAGCAACGGCCCGAGCTGTGCGGAGGAGGTGAAGACGTGGATGTAGTTCTCCAAGGTGGGAGCACCGATGCTGCCGTTCCGGATGGCCGCGGGACTGGACAGCGACATCAGCAGCGTCGTCACCAGCGGCGCCAGGTTGATGACGGCGAGGATGCTGGCGGCTCCGTACAGGGCGACCCGCGCACCACTGCGGTGAATGCGTAGCGGCTGGAAGGGCTTCGCTGATTTCGCACCGGCGAACAAAGCCGCCCGGCGCTCCGTCCGAAGCACCAGGACCAGGAGCGCCGCTGTCAGGATTCCGAGTCCGAGCCCGAGCACCGCCGACATGTCGGGACGGCCGAATGCGGTCAACGCTTGGATCAGCGGCCCGATCATGGTGAAATGCCCGCCGCCGAGGATGTTCGGGGCGGCGAATGACCCGACAGCTGCGATGAAGACCATCAGCACCGCAGCGAGAAGAGTCGGCCGGAGGACCGGCAGCACCACGGAGGCGAGGGCACGTATCGGTCGCACTCCCAAGGACCGAGCGGCTTCGACGAGAGAGAAGTCGACCCTTCGAATGGCAGGACGGAGGAAGAGGAAGTGGTATCCGGTCATCGTGAAGGTGTGAACGAGGATCACCGCGAGTATGCCGGAGAACCAGTTCGGTGGAATCCCGGGAAAGACGCTGAGCATGGCGTGTGTAAGCAGCCCGTTCGAACCGTAGACCGCCGCATACCCTGTCACAGCGGACACGGACCCGAACACCAGGGGGACGGCGAAGGCGATAGCGAAGAAGGCCTTGGCGCGGAGGTGGAATGCTTCAAGTAGGAATGCCTGCGCGATGCCGACGATGTTCACCGTAACGACCGACACGACGGCGACGATGATGGTGTTCGTCAGCGCGGACTGGACCTGTTCCGACGCCGCAAGTGCGTGGATGGTGTCGAAGAAGGATCCGGTGGGCGGGAAAAGGGCAGAGTGGATGATGGAGAGGTTGGGCCAGTACAGGAACGTCACCAGGAACCAGGCGATGATGGCGACGAGGCCGACTACTCCGGCGATGCGCCCTACCCGGGAGACCAGGATGGGTCGCGCGGGTCTGGCTGTTAGGAGAGCCACAGCAGGTCCTCCTTTCGTACGGTGCAGCGCACGGGGTCCCCGGTGGCCCAGCGCGCGGCCGCCTGGCCGCCGGGCCGCGCGACGATATCGCCGCCGCCGACGCGAACGATCATTCGGCTCGACGCCCCGAGATAGGTGCGCTGCCGGATCTGCCCGACGGCGCTGTAGACCTCGCCTGCCGCCTGGTCCGCGGGAGAGCCGAGGTGCACGTGTTCCGGACGGACATAGAGGTTGACGCCTGCCGTCGGCGTGATCCCGAACACCGCGGCCATGTGTAAATCGAGTTTGGTGGACTCGCCGATGAACTCGCAGGTGTAGGCGTCCGCCGGATCGCTATACAGCGTCTCCGGCGCCGCCACTTGGGAGAATCGGCCGTGATTCATCACGGCGATCCTGTCGGACATGCTGAGAGCTTCTTCCTGGTCGTGGGTGACATACAGGGTGGTGATCCCGATCCGGTCGTGCAGTGCACGGATCTCGTCGCGGAGTCGAACGCGCAGCACAGCGTCGAGGTTCGACAGCGGTTCGTCCATCAGCAGGACGCTGGGACGAGTCGCGAGAACGCGTGCGATGGCGACACGTTGCTGCTGACCGCCCGAGAGTCGGGCAGGGGTTGCCTCCCGCAGGTCTTCCAGACCCGTGATCGCCAGCGCTTCGCCGACCCGCTCGGGGATCTCCCGGCGGGGGAGGCGTTGCGCTCGCAGACCGTACGCAACGTTCTGAGCAACGTTGAGGTGGGGGAACAGTGCATAGCTTTGGAACACGAATCCCAGGTGGCGGTCCTCGGGGGGCAACGCTGTCACCTCCTCCCCGTTGATGGTGATGCTGCCCGACGTCGCATCGACGAGGCCGGCGATGGTGCGCAACAGAGTGGACTTGCCGCAGCCGGAGGGGCCGAGAAAGGTCATGAACTCGCCGCGCTCGACCTGGAACGACATTCCGCTGAGCGCATCCCGGTCGCCATAACGTACGGTCAGGTCGTCGACGGTTACACCGCCGGGGTGGGGGGAACCCATCAGCTACCGCTGGAGAGCTGGATCTTCTGAAGCCAGTCGCTGAGGTGCTTAGTCACGACCGACCAGTCGATGTCCTGCTTGTCGATGCTGTGCAAGGCGGCCGCCTTGTCACCGAGCTCCTTGACCGCTGCCGAGTTGACCGGCGTGTCGTTGTTGGTCGCGTTCACGAAATCGACTTGGAAGTTCGTCGACCCGAACCAGTCGATGAAGGCTTTCGCCGCTGCGGCGTGCGAGCTGCCCTTTACCAGGCCGGCACCGGTCTGCACGTAGGGCGATCCGCCCTTCGTGTTCACCGTCGCGAGTTCGAGCTTGTTGTCGGATGCGCCGGTCTGGATTCCGCCGAGCCAGCTGACCACGATCGGCTGCGCGCCGGATGTGACCCAGTTCCAGTCGAACTTCTGACCAGCGGAGACCGCGAAGGAGTTGGCCTCGATCTTGCTCAGCACATCCCATCCCTTCTGGGACACCGTGCCGGTCGCGTGGTCGGTGTATCGCCAGAGGATGCCGACAGCCGCCGCTTGTCCGGTCTGGCCGGTGATGGAAGGGAACACGAACTTGTTCTTGTACTCGGGTTTCGCGAGGTCTTCCCAGCTTTTCGGTGCGTCTGCCGCTGACATCTTGGCCGTGTTGTAGGCGATCACGATCGGCGTCTGGGTGGCGAGGGTGAAGTCCTTGTCCGACCCACGGAGATTCTTGGGAACGTCATCGGTCCAGGAGGGCGTGTAGGGCTGAAGGATTCCAGCGTTCGCCACCTGGGTGAGCTGAGCCTCACCGAGGCCCAGGACGACGTCGGCCTGGGTGTTGTTCTTCTCCGCGAGAAGGCGGTTCGTCAGATCCCCGCCGCCGCCCGAGACGAACGTCACGGTGATCCCGAGATCGTCCTTGGCTCGCTTGACCATGTACTCCCCGCGCGCGTCGGATCCCTGGGGCGAGTAGACGACGATCGTCTGGCCACGCACCGAGGTCGGAGTCGCGTCAGCGGACGAGGCCCCTGTTGCTGGTCCGGATGAGCATCCTGTCAGGGCGACGGCGAGGACGGCTGTGATGCCGATGACGGCGGCGATGGTGCGGAGTCGGGAGGACATGGTGGCCTTTCGGTCGAAGTGTGGGTGCTCTAACGCTCGCCAGATCCGGTGAACAGCGCACAAACAGACGGCCACATCGAGGTGAAAGCGTGGGAACGATCCCGGGACCGTTCCCACCACAATGACCTCAAAGAACCTGCCACCGCGGCTTGTTCGCGTAGGCATACCGGTAGTACTCGAGGTTCTCCAGCCGCGACGCGGCCGCCTCGTCGACGATCACTGTGGCATGCTCGTGCAGCTGGATCGTCGACGCCGGAAGGCGCGACGTGACCGGACCTTCGACGGCGCCAGCGATCGCTTCTGCCTTGCTCGCGCCGAAAGCGAGCAGAAGGAGCCGTCGGGCTTTCAGGATGGTGCCAAGGCCTTGAGTGATGCAGTGAGTGGGTACCTCTTCGAGTGATGCGAAGAAGCGCGCGTTGTCGGCTCGGGTCTGGGCGGTGAGGGTCTTCACCCGGGTGCGTGACGCGAGGGAGGAGCCCGGCTCGTTGAACCCGATGTGACCGTCGGTTCCGACCCCGAGAATCTGCGCGTCGATGCCCCCTGCGGTCGTGATGGCTTCTTCGTAACGTGCGCCGGAATGCTCGATTCGATCTGCCGAGCCGTCCGGGACCTGAACGAGCGACGGATTCAGCCCCAGGGGTCCGATCACTTCGCGATCGATGACCGCTCGGTAGCTTTCCGGGTGGCCGGTCTGCAGCCCGACGTATTCGTCCAGCGCGAACCCGCGGATCCGGGAGACGTCCAGGCGGGCCGCCTTCACGCTGGCGGCGAGAGCCTGGTAGACCGGCCGGGGTGTGGATCCGGTTGCCAGGCCGAGGACCGCATTCGGTCTGCGCCTGATGAGTTCGTGCAGCACCTCCGCGGCAAGCGTTCCCGCGACGTATTGATTGCTCACCACGATGACTTCGGTCACAGGTGTTCCCTTCGATGTGGGAGATCCGGGCACAACCGTGACGGTTGACCGGTGCTGGATCAGACGGCGCCGTAGGACAGGCCAGAGACCAGACGACGCTGGAACAGGGCGGCCAGGATCAGGACGGGGATGGTGCCGACGGTGATCGCGGCGGCCATCTGCCCGAAGTCCGTGCCGGCGATGGAGATGAAGAAGTTCACCGTCGTGGGGTAGGTGCGGGCATTCACCGACGTCAGGAACTGAGCGAACGCGAACTCATTCCAGGTCTGGATGACGAGGAGCAGGGCGGTCGAGACGATGCCCGGACCGAGAAGCCGGAAGTGGACGGTCCACAGGATGCGCCACCGGGACGCGCCATCCAACTGCGCCGCTTCGTCAATCTCGACCGGGATATCGCGCATGAACCCGCGAAGCATCCACACCGCGAGCGGGACGTTCATGGTGAGCGTGGCGATGATGAGGATCCACGGGGTGTCCAGAAGGTGGATGAACTGGGTGATCAGGAAGAAGGGGATGACCACGGCGATCGCAGGGATCATCCGGAACGACAGGATGTTCAGCGCGACGGAGCGTTCCTTCCTCAGGCCGAACCGGGTCAGTCCGTAGGCGGCCATGAGGGCCAGGAACAGGGACGGAATCACCGAGCCGATGGTGACGACGATGCTGTTCTGGATGTAGCCGCCCATGTGGTTCTCGACGAACAGGTCGGTGTAGTTGTTCAGCGTCGGGGTGAAGATGAAGTTCAGGGGCTGGAGCACGTCCCTCTTCAGCTTGAACGAGGAGGAGACGGCGAACAGGGCGGGGAAGAGGGAGATCAGTGACCAGATGATGACGACCGCGTAGATCAGGGCTGCCGACCAACGCCGTTTGCGGCGCACTCGAGGGGCGGGCTGGGTCTGTGGCGACGTTTGTGGGGGAGCGGTTTCGGTGAGGGTGGTCATCCTTGCAGCCCTTCTGCTCGCTTGAGGTACCTGGTGACGAATTGGGAGACGAGTATGACCAGGATCAGGAGAAGTACGGCGATGGCCGACGCTCTCCCGATCCATCCGGAGGTGTAGAGGCCGTAGTGGAAGATCATCAGCCCGAGCGTCTCCGTCGCCTTGCCGGGGCCGCCCTGGGTGAGGGCGTACGCGGTGTCGAAGACTTTGACGGAGTCGATCAGGCGCAGTGCGACCACCAGGCCGAAGATCGGCTGGAGCATCGGGAAGGTGATGTGGCGGAATACCTGCCAGGCGTTCGCCCCATCGATCTGTGCTGCCTCTTTCGGGCGGTAGTCGAGCGACCGGATGCCGGCGAACATGATGAGCGCGACGAACGGTGTCCACTGCCAGGTCTCGACGGCGAGGACGGAGAGGAACGCCAGCGGCGGGGATCCGAGCCACGCCTGATCGAGTCCTAGGGGACGCAGGAACGCGTTGAGTGCTCCATTGAGGTCGTTGAACATCAGGCGCCACAAGAGCCCTGCCATGACCGGAGCCATCACCAGAGGGACGAGGAACAGGGTGGTGAACAGCCTGCGACCGACGAGGATGCGATCCAGGAGAAGAGCGAAGATCGTTCCGAGAACGACGGTGGTGGCTGTGGAGGTGAGCAGGAACGCGATGGTGACACCGACGGCGGGCCAGAAGTTGCCGTCGGAGCCGGAGAGCAGCCGAGTGTAGTTGTCGAAGCCGACGAACTTCGCACTGGATAGTGGTGTTCCGCGGTTGTAGTCGAAAAGGCTGACGCCGTAGAGGAACAGGCCGGGCAGTACTCCGACGGCCAAGACGACGATCAGGGCGGGGGCGATGTAGAGACGGCCGGTGCGAGTTGTTCGCCGGGTGAGTTCGTGGGTGAATTGCTTCGGTGCGCTGTCAGTTGTTGCAGTCACGTCAGGGTCCTTTGGTGGGACCAGGAAGGGCGGCCGGGGGAACCGCCCTTCCTGGAGTGTGAG is from Leifsonia sp. 466MF and encodes:
- a CDS encoding endonuclease/exonuclease/phosphatase family protein produces the protein MSIRTLTWNVLYRDRRERAAILADYVTRIKPDVVMLQETSPADAAALAHSTGLRLAAVPDVLSDADTSVPALLTRAAFRAPSVIELPHPQRRHYYGVTATVHHDGAHVQAASAHLRHTWQAGRMGCDDDYRAAARGVAMPADADTEFAESVNHRLDQLACLLTALDEAQTGTDARLLAGDMNFVPDGREYNAIVGAGWTDAWRAAPRLGSGATILDTNPLVLDNPRPYRGYATSLMPGSTSRLDYTLDFHFSRGSVSAGRAWVVGEPENVDTGAWPSDHLGIVVDYHL
- a CDS encoding ABC transporter ATP-binding protein; translation: MGSPHPGGVTVDDLTVRYGDRDALSGMSFQVERGEFMTFLGPSGCGKSTLLRTIAGLVDATSGSITINGEEVTALPPEDRHLGFVFQSYALFPHLNVAQNVAYGLRAQRLPRREIPERVGEALAITGLEDLREATPARLSGGQQQRVAIARVLATRPSVLLMDEPLSNLDAVLRVRLRDEIRALHDRIGITTLYVTHDQEEALSMSDRIAVMNHGRFSQVAAPETLYSDPADAYTCEFIGESTKLDLHMAAVFGITPTAGVNLYVRPEHVHLGSPADQAAGEVYSAVGQIRQRTYLGASSRMIVRVGGGDIVARPGGQAAARWATGDPVRCTVRKEDLLWLS
- a CDS encoding recombinase family protein, producing the protein MKKMTAAAIYARISSDQTGEGLGVQRQLEDCRRLAKDRDWVIAGEYVDNDVSAYSGKPRLAYERMVGDIVERRIDAVLVYHLDRLTRRPVELEHFIDVCTVAGVDVTTVTGDVGLGNDNGLLIARITSAMAAAESGRKSARIRRKMLQNAQMGKPNGGANRPFGYESDRITIRDAEAAIIREVVSRYLDGESLNSLTRWMNEKAVPTSGVADSWSVRTLRPILISGRIAGLRDHHGKTVGPAVWPGIITPEQHETVLDTFASRHIERRPPHLYLLSGLLRCGRCGNTLVTTSPRGVRRYTCTRTPGSSGCGQLSINASMLEEFIAPAIVLRLESPEIGPVLVARAEPGQHPEQLGEVVRAQQAMLQLAAMLGAGELTRAEFLEARKAAAARHARAVKRLDRVAGIRLFDGWASEGAAHMSAWQQLPLARRREIARTVLTSAVVQPRPRGARVLDPTRVELVWAT
- a CDS encoding ABC transporter permease codes for the protein MALLTARPARPILVSRVGRIAGVVGLVAIIAWFLVTFLYWPNLSIIHSALFPPTGSFFDTIHALAASEQVQSALTNTIIVAVVSVVTVNIVGIAQAFLLEAFHLRAKAFFAIAFAVPLVFGSVSAVTGYAAVYGSNGLLTHAMLSVFPGIPPNWFSGILAVILVHTFTMTGYHFLFLRPAIRRVDFSLVEAARSLGVRPIRALASVVLPVLRPTLLAAVLMVFIAAVGSFAAPNILGGGHFTMIGPLIQALTAFGRPDMSAVLGLGLGILTAALLVLVLRTERRAALFAGAKSAKPFQPLRIHRSGARVALYGAASILAVINLAPLVTTLLMSLSSPAAIRNGSIGAPTLENYIHVFTSSAQLGPLLNSLLLCAIAIPAALVLGVAVTHLTHRKRGLIPAALQASLLLPYFLPGVLLALGFLIAFGASSALVGGQVLVGGFWILPLAYTVALLPTVFRFVRADYASMDPALDEAARSLGATGLRRFRTIMLPLLIPVLLQVAALGFNSTFDEYTISVLLYNINSTPFGVALGTLAATQDPSTVGISTAYVVISTLIALTMVIVADRMSQRASRLIGGSAGA
- a CDS encoding LacI family DNA-binding transcriptional regulator — translated: MKPDSEAARRPSLIDVATAAGVSRSAASRALLGQVGVTTAVRDAVAKAAADLGYVKDIRAHALKATSTSTIGIVVRTVRLDFYAELIAAMQDRLEALGYSTALTAASDGDHHATGAFGRILGLRPDAIIVASGRIPSRSIEAVGAQVPVTAIGPTSTSKLVGSVADDGSGTDALAQLITDAGHRKIGVVMYSRARSTTLSRRSRLLWEALERRGLEPFPVKASSRADGVDPEGLRESLNRITALMCPNDPTLIAAWNLLDSWGVQVPDDLALTGYDGLGQVATPVFGLTTWRQDVAAMAEAATRQTLDRIAAPNTKPQHVLVQGSLLRGRTV